The sequence CCGCACCTATATCGGCCGGGGCAAGGTGCCCGCCGACGTGGCCGCGACGCTGGGCCAGTACCCCCGGCTCGGCAAGGCGGTGGCGAAGGCCATTCCCAACGCGACGCTGGTGGAGCTCCCCGGCGTGGGCCACATCCCCCACTTCGAGGCGCCCGAGAAGTTCCACTCCGCGCTGCTCGGCTTCCTCGGAAAGTGAGCTGAGCTCCTGCCCCGCGGGGCTGTGGGCAACTTGGGGACAGCACCCACGCCCCGCGTGAAGCTCCGCTGCTCGCGCGTGTGTCCTCCGCGCTAGAATCCCCCTCCACCCGGGCCTCCACGGGCCGGGTGCACTCGCTGGGGGGCGCCATGAAGAAGCTGCTCGGACCGATGCTGTACATGACGGACTCGCAGTCCACGGACACGTGGACCTTCTCCGTCAACCTGTACCTCTCCGGCACGGACCCCACGAAGCCTCCCGGGCTGCAGCTCAACTTCCTCGACACGCAGGGCAGGGACCTGGCCGGCTCCGAGGTCTCCGGCCCCGAGCTGGCCGCCGACTTCTCCGGCCTCAAGAGCCCCATGGCCGGTGTGCTGTGGAAGTGGCACGTGTCCCTCCGGCGCGACACCGTCCCCACGCGCGTGGGCTATCGCTTCGTCGCGGTGGACGGCGCGCCCTCGCTCGAGGGCGTGGATGACGTGAAGGGCGTCCTCGTGCCGGAGCGCGGCGGCCTGCCTCGCGCGGCCTTCTTCTCCTGCAACGGCGGCGGCAGCGCCGAGGCGTGGAAGAAGGTGTCGAAGATGGGCCGGCCCTTCGGCTGCTGGGACGACATGAAGTACCAGCACCTGAGCACCACGGAGGGCTTCCACCTGCTCGTCGGCGGCGGAGACCAGGTGTACGCGGACTCCATCTGGTACGCCTCGAAGGAGCTGGAGCGGTTCCACAAGCTGCCGCTGGCGGAGAAGCTCCGGGACCGGAAGCTGCCCGACGGCTGCCACGACGAGATGGTGGCCCGCTACGTGGAGCTCTACTGCGAGCGCTGGAGCGGCGATGCGGGCATCGCTCCCATGCTCGCGCTCGTGCCCGGCCTCTTCACCTGGGATGACCACGACATCTTCGACGGCTGGGGCTCGCACGAGGAGCTCCAGGAGCACCCCTGGTACCAGACGCTCTACAGCGCCGCGGCGCTCACCTACGAGGCCTTCCAGCTCGGCGGGCTGAAGACTCCGAGCAAGACACCGGTGCAGCGCAAGCCGGGAGAGACACACTACCTGCACACGGTGCGCTTCACGGGCGATGAGTGCGACCTCGACGTGGTGATGCTGGATTTGCGCAGCGGCCGTACCAGCCGCAAGCGGGGCAACACCGAGAAGGTCGAGCACGTGGTGATGAGCGACGCGCAGTGGGCCGAGCTGGATGCGTGGCGCGGCGAGCACCGCGCGGCGGATGAGACGGGCATCAAGAACCGGCACGTCGTCGTCGTGTCCTCGGTGCCCCTGGTCCACCTGCGCTTCGGGCCGGCCACCGAGCATGTGGCGGGCCTCGTGGACCTGCGCGACGACATGCTCGACCAGTGGGAATCCATCGTCCACCGCGGCGAGCGCACGCGGCTCATCATGGACCTCTTCAAGCTGGCGCGGGAGTCGTGCTGCGCGGTGACGGTCATCTCCGGCGACGTGCACGTGGGCGCGCGAGGCCTCATCCGC comes from Pyxidicoccus parkwaysis and encodes:
- a CDS encoding alkaline phosphatase D family protein; this translates as MKKLLGPMLYMTDSQSTDTWTFSVNLYLSGTDPTKPPGLQLNFLDTQGRDLAGSEVSGPELAADFSGLKSPMAGVLWKWHVSLRRDTVPTRVGYRFVAVDGAPSLEGVDDVKGVLVPERGGLPRAAFFSCNGGGSAEAWKKVSKMGRPFGCWDDMKYQHLSTTEGFHLLVGGGDQVYADSIWYASKELERFHKLPLAEKLRDRKLPDGCHDEMVARYVELYCERWSGDAGIAPMLALVPGLFTWDDHDIFDGWGSHEELQEHPWYQTLYSAAALTYEAFQLGGLKTPSKTPVQRKPGETHYLHTVRFTGDECDLDVVMLDLRSGRTSRKRGNTEKVEHVVMSDAQWAELDAWRGEHRAADETGIKNRHVVVVSSVPLVHLRFGPATEHVAGLVDLRDDMLDQWESIVHRGERTRLIMDLFKLARESCCAVTVISGDVHVGARGLIRSRNPEHLFPGLAEATIEQVTSSAIVHPPPGMLEFLGMRTLAGEGVEDLPSFMQTELLPVGADHYLRERNWLSFSVKRPTGATSRPKLWLRWEAEHTPLSMQVVVEPPPLPRSS